The following proteins are co-located in the Tachysurus vachellii isolate PV-2020 chromosome 17, HZAU_Pvac_v1, whole genome shotgun sequence genome:
- the LOC132860234 gene encoding odorant receptor 131-2-like: MSVSNDSTVKDLLIYQQIFLLAMTEGKISKVIFSILMSLFFIYLNAIMVYTIWSKPVFKVTPRYILFNHMLFNDLIHLIFSSLLYILVLASLKLVMAACTVLVFVSGTTFYNAPLILAVMSLERYVAINFPLRHAEIATQKRTYIAIGIIWYMSMMHFIIDLLYVLLTDPTVFSSQIFCTREKLFIKQWQVNLQQGLNIFFFVSVSVIILFTYITILITARSISTNKASAVKAHKTVLLHIIQLGLCLTSFLYSSIERAAAMTSTSSSLFADLRYLNYLFVLILPRCLSPLIYGLRDDAVRPLFIYYFCCARGKRRSTVNVH, encoded by the coding sequence ATGTCAGTTTCTAATGATAGCACAGTTAAGGATTTGCTTATATATCAGCAAATATTCCTGCTTGCAATGACTGAAGGCAAAATATCAAAAGTCATATTTTCAATATTAATGTCTCTGTTCTTCATCTATTTAAATGCTATCATGGTCTATACTATTTGGAGTAAGCCTGTTTTTAAAGTGACACCACGCTACATTCTGTTTAACCACATGCTTTTCAATGACTTGATACAtctcattttttcctctttgttgtATATTTTAGTTCTGGCCTCTCTCAAGTTAGTCATGGCTGCTTGTActgttttagtttttgtttcagGCACAACTTTCTATAACGCACCTTTAATCCTGGCTGTGATGTCACTAGAGCGTTATGTGGCTATAAACTTTCCTCTAAGACATGCTGAAATAGCCACTCAGAAAAGAACTTATATTGCTATTGGAATTATTTGGTATATGAGTATGATGCACTTCATAATTGACTTGCTTTATGTATTATTGACTGATCCTACAGTTTTTTCATCGCAAATATTTTGCACAAGAGAAAAACTCTTCATAAAGCAATGGCAAGTAAATCTTCAACAGGGCCTCAACATATTCttctttgtgtcagtgtctgtgatcatccttttcacttatattacaattttGATCACAGCCAGGTCCATTTCCACGAATAAAGCCTCTGCTGTAAAAGCTCACAAGACTGTGCTGCTGCACATCATTCAGCTGGGCCTGTGCCTTACTTCATTTCTTTATAGCTCCATAGAGCGAGCTGCAGCAATGACCAGCACCAGCAGCAGTCTTTTTGCAGATCTGCGTTATCTAAACTATTTGTTTGTGCTGATCTTGCCACGCTGCTTAAGCCCACTCATCTATGGACTGAGGGATGATGCTGTAAGACCTTTATTTATCTACTATTTTTGCTGTGCAAGAGGCAAACGCAGGTCCACTGTCAATGTACACTGA